Proteins encoded in a region of the Haloarchaeobius salinus genome:
- a CDS encoding GNAT family N-acetyltransferase, translating into MNVELTDWEGLLPRRIDTDRLTLLPSTPEVLDPLAFYRVCSGDPAIDEVTEHLTWEPHATPKETLEFLEMTREGLDAGEDASYQLYVEPADAPGDIDGPSPRGPYADTDLVLAGGAGMGIDWDRRTGTLGTWLRKPFWGRGYSGERAAAFVALAFECLDLEVVAVEHVAGNENSRRAIGKYVERFGGRKEGALRNWALKDGEPVTQHRYSITREEYEASDAGLDVVGAP; encoded by the coding sequence ATGAACGTCGAACTCACCGACTGGGAGGGGCTGCTCCCCCGACGCATCGACACCGACCGCCTGACGCTGCTCCCGTCCACTCCGGAGGTGCTGGATCCGCTCGCGTTCTACCGGGTCTGCTCGGGCGACCCGGCCATCGACGAGGTGACCGAACACCTCACCTGGGAGCCCCACGCGACCCCGAAGGAGACGCTGGAGTTCCTCGAGATGACCAGGGAGGGACTCGACGCCGGCGAGGACGCCAGCTACCAGCTGTACGTCGAGCCGGCCGACGCGCCCGGAGACATCGACGGCCCGTCGCCCCGCGGGCCGTACGCCGACACCGACCTCGTGCTCGCCGGCGGTGCGGGCATGGGTATCGACTGGGACCGACGGACCGGGACGCTCGGGACGTGGCTCCGCAAGCCGTTCTGGGGGCGGGGCTACTCCGGCGAGCGTGCCGCCGCGTTCGTCGCACTGGCGTTCGAGTGCCTCGACCTCGAGGTCGTCGCCGTCGAGCACGTCGCCGGGAACGAGAACTCCCGACGGGCAATCGGGAAGTACGTCGAGCGCTTCGGCGGCCGGAAGGAGGGCGCGCTCCGGAACTGGGCGCTGAAAGACGGCGAGCCGGTCACCCAGCACCGCTACAGCATCACCCGCGAGGAGTACGAGGCGAGCGACGCCGGGCTCGACGTGGTCGGCGCGCCGTGA
- a CDS encoding HAD family hydrolase, with product MTDPVDTVLFDLDDTLCRYRRSVGEVLSLSFEAAGVEPVFDASDYVGVYDDYAEEADDIGHLRRLCFADLASDRGLDPEDGHAVADAYTETRDQTAVDPLPGAAAAVDALAADHRLAIVTNGAPAMQTAKLGALPFTDRFEHVVHAGYDTAAKPAPEPFHHVLDLLDADADRAVHVGNSLTSDVQGAHAAGLRSVWLGDGSTPEPTPTYAVERLDELVEPPWR from the coding sequence ATGACCGACCCAGTCGACACGGTGCTGTTCGACCTCGACGACACGCTCTGTCGGTACCGGCGGAGCGTCGGCGAGGTGCTCTCGCTGTCGTTCGAGGCCGCGGGCGTCGAGCCGGTGTTCGACGCCAGCGACTACGTGGGGGTCTACGACGACTACGCCGAGGAAGCCGACGACATCGGCCACCTCCGTCGGCTCTGCTTCGCCGATCTCGCCAGCGACCGCGGGCTCGACCCCGAGGACGGCCACGCGGTCGCCGACGCCTACACCGAGACACGGGACCAGACGGCGGTCGACCCGCTGCCGGGCGCGGCTGCGGCCGTCGACGCCCTCGCCGCCGACCACCGGCTCGCCATCGTCACGAACGGCGCACCGGCGATGCAGACCGCGAAGCTGGGCGCGCTCCCGTTCACGGACCGGTTCGAGCACGTCGTCCACGCGGGCTACGACACCGCGGCGAAACCGGCTCCGGAGCCGTTCCACCACGTGCTGGACCTGCTCGACGCCGACGCGGACCGCGCGGTCCACGTGGGGAACTCGCTCACCTCCGACGTGCAGGGGGCCCACGCGGCCGGCCTGCGCTCGGTGTGGCTCGGCGACGGGTCGACGCCGGAGCCGACGCCGACGTACGCGGTCGAGCGACTGGACGAGCTGGTCGAGCCGCCCTGGCGGTAG
- a CDS encoding helix-turn-helix domain-containing protein encodes MSDSPRRQLATKIAGEVTLSADPGSTLRKWRTDFDISQTNLAAELDVSSSVISDYESGRRENPGIGVVSRIVEALLTIDESRGGDHIRQYARVLSAGFESDIVRDLREYPTTVPLSRLYDAIDATEVQSGHATSVSGHTVIDSIAAITRLSSEEFYRLYGQSTSRALVFTEITRGESPLVAMRVVTPTPNAVVLHGIDEEDLWEHAPKLARADGFSLAVTDASTEEMLESLASLP; translated from the coding sequence ATGAGCGACAGCCCACGCCGACAGCTGGCGACGAAGATCGCCGGCGAGGTCACCCTCTCCGCGGACCCCGGTTCGACCCTGCGGAAGTGGCGCACCGACTTCGACATCTCCCAGACGAACCTCGCGGCCGAGCTCGACGTCTCGTCGTCGGTCATCTCGGACTACGAGAGCGGCCGCCGCGAGAACCCTGGCATCGGCGTCGTGAGCCGCATCGTCGAGGCGCTCCTGACCATCGACGAGTCACGCGGCGGCGACCACATCCGCCAGTACGCCCGCGTCCTCTCGGCGGGCTTCGAGAGCGACATCGTCCGCGACCTGCGCGAGTACCCGACGACCGTCCCGCTCTCGCGGCTGTACGACGCCATCGACGCGACCGAGGTGCAGTCCGGCCACGCGACCAGCGTCTCCGGGCACACCGTCATCGACTCCATCGCGGCCATCACGCGGCTCTCGTCCGAGGAGTTCTACCGGCTCTACGGCCAGTCCACCTCGCGGGCGCTCGTGTTCACCGAGATAACGCGCGGGGAGTCGCCGCTCGTGGCGATGCGCGTCGTCACCCCCACCCCGAACGCCGTCGTCCTGCACGGCATCGACGAGGAGGACCTCTGGGAGCACGCGCCGAAGCTCGCCCGCGCCGACGGCTTCTCGCTGGCCGTCACCGACGCCTCGACCGAGGAGATGCTGGAGTCGCTCGCGTCGCTGCCGTAG
- a CDS encoding GNAT family N-acetyltransferase yields the protein MVRPYDPDTDAEALWEAKRAFELGLGSGTGGDDKRAKYEGKLTDDYRESWFAWVDRCVTDDERCILVEPEGDEGPDDGDDPVDALAGYVFVLPERLAHVWDAAVLNELWVAPAHRGTGVADDLMDEAVAFARSQDLPLDRLVLDVDRENERARAFYERHGFAHWGEMVAREL from the coding sequence ATGGTCAGACCGTACGACCCCGACACCGACGCCGAGGCGCTCTGGGAGGCGAAGCGGGCGTTCGAGCTCGGCCTCGGCTCGGGCACGGGTGGTGACGACAAGCGGGCGAAGTACGAGGGCAAACTCACCGACGACTACCGTGAATCCTGGTTCGCGTGGGTCGACCGCTGTGTCACCGACGACGAGCGCTGCATCCTCGTCGAGCCCGAAGGTGACGAGGGACCGGACGACGGCGACGACCCGGTCGACGCACTGGCGGGCTACGTGTTCGTGCTGCCCGAACGGCTCGCGCACGTCTGGGACGCGGCGGTGCTGAACGAACTGTGGGTCGCCCCCGCCCACCGCGGCACGGGCGTCGCCGACGACCTCATGGACGAGGCGGTCGCGTTCGCGCGGTCACAGGACCTGCCGCTCGACCGGCTGGTGCTCGACGTGGACCGGGAGAACGAGCGGGCGCGGGCGTTCTACGAGCGACACGGCTTCGCGCACTGGGGCGAGATGGTCGCCCGCGAGCTCTAG
- a CDS encoding GNAT family N-acetyltransferase — MFPDRIESERLVLEHESPADADLFERYRHLSTDAVDPAAFEYIPVSPHEHPQDTAEMLSHRHERWADGVGATYVVRPKAGEDGAGLPAGEAELLADWEKRSAYFAFGLRKRFWGRGYSGERAAALVSLAFDRLDLEVVTVTHLDANENSRRAVEKYVERFGGRREGTIRNQLTLDDEPVDTVRYSISRAEYGASDPEREHTFHDTMTDRHTRPTTTTDDETQP; from the coding sequence CTGTTCCCCGACCGCATCGAGAGCGAGCGGCTCGTCCTCGAACACGAGTCGCCCGCCGACGCGGACCTCTTCGAGCGGTACCGGCACCTGTCGACGGACGCGGTCGACCCGGCGGCGTTCGAGTACATCCCGGTCTCGCCCCACGAGCATCCCCAGGACACCGCGGAGATGCTGAGCCATCGACACGAGCGCTGGGCGGACGGCGTCGGTGCGACCTACGTCGTCCGGCCGAAAGCGGGCGAGGACGGAGCAGGCCTCCCGGCCGGTGAGGCCGAACTGCTCGCCGACTGGGAGAAGCGGAGCGCGTACTTCGCGTTCGGCCTCCGGAAGCGGTTCTGGGGGCGGGGCTACTCCGGCGAGCGCGCCGCCGCGCTCGTCTCGCTGGCGTTCGACCGGCTCGACCTCGAGGTCGTGACCGTCACCCACCTCGATGCCAACGAGAACTCGCGTCGGGCCGTCGAGAAGTACGTCGAGCGCTTCGGCGGCCGGCGCGAGGGCACCATCAGGAACCAGCTCACGCTCGACGACGAGCCCGTCGATACCGTCCGCTACAGCATCAGTCGCGCCGAGTACGGGGCCAGCGACCCGGAGCGCGAGCACACGTTCCACGACACGATGACTGACCGCCACACACGACCGACGACCACCACAGACGACGAGACCCAGCCATGA
- the hmgB gene encoding hydroxymethylglutaryl-CoA synthase — translation MTAVGIDAVEVWTGNLKLDLAETFATEKGKDPEYFTKGLGLRASSLPDSYEDIVTMGANASKKLMDRKGLEPDDIGRIDVATESSFDNSKPISTYIAGCLEQVYAGDFHHANKGERKFACIAGTQSIDDAYNWIRAGRNRGRAALVVATDTALYARDDSGEATQGAGAVAMLIDEDPDLVELSTDQGYGSADETDFLKPNQQFPSVDGKRSVQVYLARMREALEDYESVSGDVHLDDFIYAPFHTPYPGMVRKAAALAYRHVTRDTPVEEELAEGIGRQPRRESFDDDGAYEEAVREYMDALKETEQYQDWYAATVDPTLTISRDVGNWYTGSVHLARVSALKTALEADRDVAGESMLVASYGSGAQAEIHGEVVQDGWADEIAALDVDEQIAERYDLSWAEYEQVHDRHNHETDSELEEFTTPEGEFAFDGWGRMGERKYTYVE, via the coding sequence ATGACAGCAGTCGGTATCGACGCGGTCGAAGTCTGGACGGGCAACCTGAAACTCGACCTCGCCGAGACGTTCGCGACGGAGAAGGGCAAGGACCCGGAGTACTTCACGAAGGGGCTGGGCCTGCGGGCATCGTCGCTGCCGGACTCCTACGAGGACATCGTGACGATGGGCGCGAACGCGTCGAAGAAGCTGATGGACCGGAAGGGGCTCGAACCCGACGACATCGGCCGCATCGACGTGGCCACGGAGTCGAGCTTCGACAACTCCAAGCCCATCTCGACGTACATCGCGGGCTGTCTCGAGCAGGTGTACGCCGGGGACTTCCACCACGCGAACAAGGGCGAGCGGAAGTTCGCCTGCATCGCGGGCACCCAGAGCATCGACGACGCGTACAACTGGATCCGCGCGGGCCGGAACCGGGGTCGTGCGGCGCTGGTCGTCGCCACGGACACCGCGCTGTACGCGCGTGACGACTCCGGCGAGGCGACCCAGGGCGCGGGCGCGGTCGCGATGCTCATCGACGAGGACCCGGACCTGGTCGAGCTGTCGACCGACCAGGGCTACGGCAGCGCGGACGAGACGGACTTCCTGAAGCCGAACCAGCAGTTCCCGAGCGTCGACGGCAAGCGCTCGGTGCAGGTGTACCTCGCCCGGATGCGCGAGGCGCTGGAGGACTACGAGAGTGTCTCGGGCGACGTCCACCTGGACGATTTCATCTACGCGCCGTTCCACACGCCGTACCCGGGCATGGTCCGGAAGGCGGCGGCGCTGGCGTACCGGCACGTCACTCGCGACACGCCGGTCGAGGAGGAGCTCGCGGAGGGCATCGGCCGCCAGCCGCGCCGCGAGAGCTTCGACGACGACGGCGCGTACGAGGAGGCCGTGCGCGAGTACATGGACGCGCTGAAGGAGACCGAGCAGTACCAGGACTGGTACGCGGCGACGGTCGACCCGACGCTGACCATCTCGCGTGACGTTGGCAACTGGTACACGGGCTCGGTCCACCTCGCGCGCGTCTCCGCGCTGAAGACGGCGCTGGAGGCCGACCGCGACGTGGCCGGCGAGTCGATGCTCGTCGCGTCCTACGGCTCGGGTGCGCAGGCCGAGATCCACGGCGAGGTCGTCCAGGACGGCTGGGCCGACGAGATCGCGGCGCTCGACGTCGACGAGCAGATCGCCGAGCGGTACGACCTCTCGTGGGCGGAGTACGAGCAGGTCCACGACCGGCACAACCACGAGACGGACTCGGAGCTGGAGGAGTTCACGACGCCCGAGGGCGAGTTCGCCTTCGACGGCTGGGGCCGGATGGGCGAGCGGAAGTACACGTACGTCGAGTAG
- a CDS encoding M48 family metallopeptidase codes for MDPDALATRLLTAATGLVLLVLYLLLGALFAGVFAVLWAGTPDPVWLAVALLASALLFGYASYRGGTARILSSLEATELPRDRAPELHARVERLADRMDVGSPTLLVGRMPMPNALAIGGRADGSVVVLDAGLFRLLTLDELETIVAHELAHIESRDSLVQTLGYSVLETFSGLLFLLLLPVGLLVVGVRRAVRLLLGRPVEPLVKHVERAYVVVAGVVVASTVVATLLLRAHSRRRELFADDRAADVTGRPADLARALTRIERASTPDRGLLSSLYIHGEDEGGLTRLFATHPPMRERVERLLDRADEAWTPIEVQ; via the coding sequence ATGGATCCGGACGCCCTGGCCACCCGTCTCCTCACCGCCGCCACCGGGCTGGTCCTCCTCGTGCTGTACCTGCTGCTCGGTGCCCTGTTCGCCGGCGTGTTCGCCGTCCTCTGGGCGGGCACCCCCGACCCCGTCTGGCTCGCCGTCGCGTTGCTCGCCTCCGCGCTGCTGTTCGGCTACGCGAGCTACCGTGGCGGCACCGCCCGCATCCTCTCCTCGCTCGAGGCGACGGAGCTCCCCCGGGACCGCGCCCCGGAGCTCCACGCCCGCGTCGAGCGCCTCGCCGACCGGATGGACGTCGGGTCGCCGACGCTGCTCGTCGGCCGGATGCCCATGCCCAACGCGCTCGCCATCGGCGGGCGCGCCGACGGCAGCGTTGTCGTCCTCGACGCCGGGCTGTTCCGCCTGCTCACGCTGGACGAGCTGGAGACCATCGTCGCCCACGAGCTCGCCCACATCGAGAGCCGCGACAGCCTCGTCCAGACGCTCGGCTACAGCGTCCTCGAGACGTTCAGCGGCTTGCTGTTCCTCCTGCTGTTGCCCGTGGGCCTCCTCGTCGTCGGGGTGCGACGTGCGGTCCGACTCCTGCTCGGCCGTCCCGTCGAGCCGCTCGTCAAGCACGTCGAGCGTGCGTACGTCGTCGTCGCCGGTGTCGTCGTCGCCTCGACCGTCGTCGCGACGCTGCTGCTGCGGGCGCACTCCCGTCGGCGCGAGCTCTTCGCCGACGACCGTGCCGCCGACGTGACCGGTCGCCCCGCCGACCTCGCCCGCGCGCTGACCCGCATCGAGCGCGCGTCGACCCCCGACCGTGGCCTGCTCTCCTCGCTGTACATCCACGGCGAGGACGAGGGCGGCCTCACGCGACTGTTCGCGACGCACCCGCCGATGCGCGAGCGCGTCGAGCGCCTGCTCGACCGCGCGGACGAGGCCTGGACACCCATCGAGGTCCAGTAG
- a CDS encoding metal-dependent hydrolase yields the protein MPSTVVHVALAGVVACALLGRAFSWRALLAVLGLTMLVDLDVFLGFVLVGAHRAAFHSLVFLAAIGIVLLYDRSRGDGSLLRGRFGPTAHRVGAVAVVAALFGAIGPDLMTNGANLFWPVHDQFYAFNGEMYLSDRKGFVQTFVELESEEPAQSVSRGSTQETQYHTGVDTNPDRSGEAEVQERVFPLADSGEQLLLVVTGAFVMTSRLYDEYAA from the coding sequence ATGCCCTCGACAGTCGTTCACGTGGCACTCGCCGGTGTGGTCGCGTGTGCCCTCCTCGGTCGCGCGTTCTCCTGGCGCGCCCTGCTCGCCGTACTCGGACTGACGATGCTGGTCGACCTCGACGTGTTCCTCGGGTTCGTGCTCGTCGGCGCGCACCGCGCGGCGTTCCACTCGCTGGTGTTCCTCGCCGCCATCGGCATCGTACTGCTGTACGACCGCTCGCGCGGCGACGGCTCGCTCCTCCGCGGTCGGTTCGGTCCCACCGCCCACCGCGTCGGCGCGGTGGCGGTCGTCGCCGCCCTCTTCGGGGCCATCGGCCCGGACCTGATGACCAACGGCGCGAACCTGTTCTGGCCGGTCCACGACCAGTTCTACGCGTTCAACGGCGAGATGTACCTCTCGGACCGGAAGGGGTTCGTGCAGACGTTCGTCGAGCTCGAGAGCGAGGAGCCCGCGCAGTCGGTCTCTCGTGGCTCCACGCAGGAGACCCAGTACCACACGGGCGTGGACACGAACCCGGACCGATCGGGCGAGGCCGAGGTGCAAGAGCGCGTGTTCCCGCTCGCGGACAGCGGCGAGCAGCTCCTGCTCGTCGTCACCGGCGCGTTCGTGATGACGAGCCGGCTGTACGACGAGTACGCGGCCTGA
- a CDS encoding GNAT family N-acetyltransferase, with product MDLFPAAFETERLRYERLDESMGAFELYEHTSSDEFAEIGRFISKGQHHTPKEAADYLAESAERWTEGSRANWAMYPKAGEDGAGEFAGVASCIPLWDRRTARLGVWLRKPFWGRGYSGERADALISLAFDRLDLELVGAGCVAGNENSKRAIEKYVDRWGGTYEGLLRNWLTLDDEPRDLHRFSISRAEYEASDVAPELAVDE from the coding sequence ATGGACCTGTTCCCCGCCGCGTTCGAGACCGAGCGACTGCGGTACGAGCGACTCGACGAGTCGATGGGGGCGTTCGAGCTGTACGAGCACACGAGCAGCGACGAGTTCGCCGAGATCGGCCGGTTCATCTCGAAGGGCCAGCACCACACGCCGAAGGAGGCCGCGGACTACCTGGCCGAATCGGCGGAGCGCTGGACCGAGGGCAGCCGCGCGAACTGGGCGATGTACCCGAAAGCCGGCGAGGACGGTGCCGGCGAGTTCGCCGGCGTCGCGAGCTGCATCCCGCTGTGGGACCGCCGGACCGCACGGCTCGGCGTCTGGCTCCGGAAGCCGTTCTGGGGTCGGGGCTACTCCGGCGAGCGCGCGGACGCCCTTATCTCGCTGGCGTTCGACCGACTCGACCTCGAACTCGTCGGCGCGGGCTGTGTGGCCGGGAACGAGAACTCGAAGCGCGCCATCGAGAAGTACGTCGACCGCTGGGGCGGGACGTACGAGGGCCTGCTGCGGAACTGGCTCACCCTCGACGACGAACCCCGGGACCTCCACCGCTTCAGCATCAGCCGCGCGGAGTACGAGGCGAGCGACGTCGCGCCGGAGCTGGCCGTCGATGAGTGA